A window of Hevea brasiliensis isolate MT/VB/25A 57/8 chromosome 14, ASM3005281v1, whole genome shotgun sequence contains these coding sequences:
- the LOC131172958 gene encoding uncharacterized protein LOC131172958 produces MATLNAQEGQSVVRPPFFDGNDFLNWAIHPTKIVDGVHIAKPKAEWSEQEKRRVALNDKAIHVLFCALSRSEYNKVCMKSTAKEIWDALVVTPEDTSQVKENKMDSLIYQYELFKIKSDETISEMYDRFMEIIGGIKSLGKTFTNEELVKKILRSLPKEWLPKVTSLKDSKDLSKVQLDEPLGNLIDYEMTLKREQVEDPNKAKKTIAFRR; encoded by the exons ATGGCAACCCTCAATGCACAAGAAGGTCAATCGGTGGTAAGACCTCCTTTCTTTGATGGTAATGACTTCTT AAATTGGGCCATTCACCCAACTAAGATTGTAGATGGAGTGCATATAGCTAAGCCTAAGGCTGAATGGAGTGAGCAAGAGAAAAGAAGAGTGGCTTTAAATGATAAGGCTATTCATGTTCTATTTTGTGCATTAAGTAGAAGTGAATATAATAAAGTGTGTATGAAGTCTACTGCAAAAGAAATTTGGGATGCTTTAGTGGTTACTCCTGAGGATACTAGTCAAGTAAAAGAGAATAAGATGGATTCCCTTATCTATCAATATGAATTGTTCAAGATAAAGTCAGATGAAACGATAAGTGAAATGTATGATAGATTTATGGAGATTATAGGAGGAATTAAATCTCTTGGGAAGACATTCACAAATGAGGAGCTAGTAAAgaagattttaagaagtcttcctAAGGAGTGGCTACCCAAAGTAACTTCACTCAAGGATTCCAAGGACTTGAGCAAGGTACAACTTGATGAGCCCTTAGGAAATCTTATTGACTATGAGATGACCCTCAAAAGAGAGCAAGTGGAGGACCCTAACAAAGCCAAAAAGACCATTGCCTTCAGAAGATGA